A genomic stretch from Empedobacter stercoris includes:
- a CDS encoding N-acetylmuramoyl-L-alanine amidase produces MKKLTQILGVVAIGLVSFSFTTKNEVPVSTSYTINQDAPKVVILDIVDNIAAESGANIATELKSKIETLNKENVNVLLWKDLTKGLQEEEKRAIIDSLKPELIMTLSFDKSDDNTNKVAAVVSKQNVAFEDTFKVAKELAENLNSTTVKNDGVYQNDSNYIQDNLAPSIFLSLKVKNEPTSNTEIIDKISNFIETAEVNQPTVVVDEVAEVDTAIQ; encoded by the coding sequence ATGAAAAAATTGACGCAAATATTAGGAGTTGTAGCAATAGGGTTAGTTTCTTTCTCTTTCACAACGAAAAATGAAGTTCCAGTCTCAACTTCATATACAATTAACCAAGATGCACCAAAGGTTGTTATTTTGGATATTGTAGATAATATCGCAGCAGAATCTGGAGCAAATATTGCCACAGAACTTAAGTCTAAAATAGAAACTTTAAATAAAGAAAATGTAAATGTTCTTCTTTGGAAAGATTTAACGAAAGGACTGCAAGAAGAAGAGAAAAGAGCAATTATTGATAGTTTAAAACCTGAATTGATCATGACATTAAGTTTTGATAAATCTGATGATAATACAAACAAGGTTGCAGCTGTAGTGTCTAAACAGAATGTTGCTTTTGAAGATACATTCAAAGTAGCAAAAGAATTGGCAGAAAACTTAAATTCAACAACAGTTAAAAATGATGGTGTATATCAAAATGATTCAAATTATATACAAGATAATTTAGCGCCTTCAATCTTTTTAAGTTTAAAAGTGAAAAACGAACCAACTTCAAATACAGAAATTATCGACAAAATTTCTAATTTTATTGAAACTGCTGAAGTAAATCAACCTACTGTAGTAGTGGATGAAGTGGCTGAAGTTGATACAGCAATTCAATAA
- a CDS encoding helix-turn-helix transcriptional regulator: MSKQGYIARYFNIVRKLSQQKYCSYEDLERFLEREFEMLQLQDDTLEFNFSKRTLQRDIREIRNILGIDIMYSRSQRGYYIFQDDYSSDLFLKTLEEINSFSALKLTNSLESIVYLEKRKPKRAEFLPDIVQAIQQKKKIEFHYQKFGEEKETIRKVSPIAIREHNNRWYLIADDKGIVKNFGLERMNKVSILNDKIDNNIEFNYIDKYKYSFGIIVPSSEKPEKIVLSVTKKQAAYLESLPLHESQQILETKNDEVLIGLELFLTEDFISEILSLSRSVTIIEPKKLKEKVKTILKETLEKYK, translated from the coding sequence ATGTCAAAACAAGGTTATATCGCGCGTTACTTTAATATTGTTCGTAAACTTTCGCAACAAAAATACTGTTCTTACGAAGATTTAGAACGTTTTTTGGAACGAGAATTTGAAATGTTACAACTACAAGATGATACATTAGAATTTAACTTTTCTAAACGAACATTGCAACGTGATATTCGAGAAATTCGTAATATCTTGGGAATTGACATTATGTATAGTCGAAGTCAGCGTGGATATTATATTTTTCAAGATGATTATAGTTCTGATCTATTTCTGAAAACATTAGAAGAAATCAACAGTTTTTCTGCCTTGAAATTGACCAATTCGCTCGAATCTATCGTGTATTTGGAAAAAAGAAAACCCAAACGTGCTGAATTTTTGCCTGATATTGTACAAGCTATTCAACAAAAAAAGAAAATTGAATTTCATTATCAAAAATTTGGTGAAGAAAAAGAAACGATTCGAAAAGTTTCGCCAATTGCAATTAGAGAGCACAATAATCGTTGGTATTTGATTGCAGATGATAAGGGAATTGTGAAAAATTTTGGTTTGGAACGAATGAATAAAGTTTCAATTTTAAATGATAAAATAGACAATAATATTGAATTTAATTACATAGATAAGTATAAATATTCATTCGGAATAATTGTTCCAAGTTCTGAAAAACCAGAAAAAATTGTGCTTTCTGTAACTAAAAAACAAGCAGCTTATTTAGAATCTTTGCCTTTGCACGAATCGCAACAAATTTTAGAAACTAAAAATGATGAGGTTTTAATTGGTTTAGAATTATTTTTAACCGAAGATTTTATCAGCGAAATTCTTTCGTTGAGCCGTTCTGTAACCATTATCGAACCTAAAAAACTGAAAGAAAAAGTAAAAACAATTTTGAAGGAAACATTGGAGAAATATAAATAG
- a CDS encoding type IA DNA topoisomerase — protein MKVCIAEKPSVAKDIAKVIGANQKHDGYYEGNGFQVTWTFGHLCTLKEPQDYTPEWKSWDLNYLPMIPSSFGIKLIADKGVSKQFNIIKRLVTASQVEEIINCGDAGQEGELIQRWVLLKAKAKAPMKRLWISSLTEEAIKEGFENLKDGEKYFNLFSAGQARAIGDWLLGMNATRLFTKKFAPPKTVLSIGRVQTPTLAMIVQRQKEINAFVIEEYWELKTVFKEVEFNATIPRLKSEEKAKQGLDFIKDKEFEIIDFEIKEGREKNPRLFDLTALQVEANKKYAFSAENTLKYIQSLYEKKFVTYPRVDTTYLSEDIYPKVPGILTKLTAYQNLVAPLMTQPIPMSKTVFDNTKVTDHHAIIPTEIFPQGLSNEEKRIYDLVARRFIAVFYPECKVANTTVEGKVENIGKDGQLSAINFKATGKQILEMGWREVYVKDKKEDEKDEEKIMPIFEIGEKGPHEPYIHKGKTTPPKNYTEATLLRGMETAGRQVDDEEMRELMKENGIGRPSTRANIIETLFRRKYIEKKKRNIVATQTGIDLIDTIQDELLKSPELTGVWERKLRLIEKGEYELEQFKQELIEMVSKLTFEVKNSYFRPISSHQNSAQIEDKPKKERKPKEEINLEDATCPKCKTHKLVKGKAAYGCSNFRECGFKVPFEFMGKKLTNKQILDLVTKQKTGKMTGLINPENGEKIAGKAILGMNFDLEFEQM, from the coding sequence ATGAAAGTTTGTATTGCCGAAAAACCAAGTGTTGCTAAAGATATCGCCAAAGTAATTGGTGCTAATCAGAAGCATGATGGATACTATGAAGGAAACGGATTTCAAGTTACTTGGACTTTTGGTCACCTATGTACATTAAAGGAACCGCAAGATTATACTCCCGAATGGAAAAGTTGGGATCTGAATTATTTACCTATGATTCCGTCAAGCTTTGGAATAAAATTAATCGCTGACAAAGGAGTTTCGAAACAATTTAATATTATCAAAAGACTTGTAACAGCTAGTCAAGTTGAAGAGATTATAAACTGTGGTGATGCTGGTCAAGAAGGAGAATTGATACAACGATGGGTTTTATTGAAAGCCAAAGCGAAAGCTCCAATGAAGCGCCTTTGGATTTCATCTTTGACAGAAGAAGCTATAAAAGAAGGTTTCGAGAATTTGAAAGATGGAGAAAAATATTTCAATTTATTTTCTGCTGGACAAGCGCGTGCAATTGGTGATTGGCTTTTAGGAATGAATGCAACTCGTTTATTCACCAAAAAATTTGCTCCACCCAAAACTGTTCTATCTATTGGACGTGTGCAAACGCCAACTCTTGCTATGATTGTGCAACGACAAAAAGAAATCAACGCTTTTGTTATAGAAGAATATTGGGAACTGAAAACAGTATTTAAAGAAGTTGAGTTTAATGCAACAATTCCTCGTTTAAAATCTGAAGAAAAAGCCAAACAAGGTTTAGATTTTATTAAAGACAAAGAGTTTGAAATTATTGATTTTGAAATAAAAGAAGGTCGCGAAAAAAATCCACGATTATTTGATTTGACTGCTTTACAAGTAGAAGCCAATAAGAAATATGCATTCTCTGCAGAAAATACATTGAAATATATCCAAAGTCTTTACGAGAAAAAGTTTGTGACATATCCTCGTGTTGATACAACGTATTTATCCGAAGATATTTATCCAAAAGTTCCAGGAATTCTAACTAAACTTACAGCCTATCAAAATTTAGTTGCACCATTAATGACGCAACCAATTCCGATGTCAAAAACTGTTTTTGATAACACAAAAGTAACCGATCACCACGCTATTATTCCGACAGAAATCTTTCCTCAAGGTTTATCAAACGAAGAAAAGCGTATTTATGATTTGGTTGCTCGACGTTTTATCGCAGTTTTTTATCCTGAATGTAAAGTTGCCAACACAACGGTAGAAGGAAAAGTAGAAAATATTGGTAAAGATGGTCAACTTTCTGCAATTAATTTTAAAGCAACTGGAAAGCAAATTCTCGAAATGGGATGGCGCGAAGTATATGTAAAAGATAAAAAGGAGGACGAAAAAGACGAAGAAAAAATAATGCCAATTTTCGAAATTGGTGAAAAAGGACCTCACGAACCTTATATCCACAAAGGAAAAACAACTCCTCCAAAAAATTATACAGAAGCAACTTTATTGCGTGGAATGGAAACTGCAGGTCGTCAAGTGGACGATGAAGAAATGCGAGAACTGATGAAAGAAAACGGCATTGGCCGTCCATCTACGCGTGCTAATATTATCGAAACATTGTTCCGAAGAAAATATATCGAAAAGAAAAAACGAAACATTGTGGCAACACAAACGGGAATTGATTTGATAGATACGATTCAAGATGAATTATTAAAATCTCCAGAATTGACAGGAGTTTGGGAACGAAAACTTCGTTTAATTGAAAAAGGTGAATATGAATTAGAACAATTCAAACAAGAATTAATTGAAATGGTTTCAAAATTAACATTTGAGGTAAAAAACAGTTATTTCAGACCAATTTCATCGCACCAAAATTCTGCTCAAATAGAAGATAAACCCAAAAAAGAGCGTAAACCAAAAGAAGAAATTAATCTGGAAGATGCTACTTGTCCGAAATGTAAAACACATAAATTAGTAAAAGGAAAAGCCGCTTATGGTTGTTCTAATTTCAGAGAATGTGGTTTCAAAGTTCCGTTCGAGTTTATGGGTAAAAAATTAACTAACAAACAAATTTTAGATTTAGTTACGAAGCAGAAAACGGGAAAAATGACGGGATTAATCAATCCTGAAAATGGAGAAAAAATTGCTGGGAAAGCTATTTTGGGAATGAATTTCGATTTAGAGTTTGAACAGATGTAA
- a CDS encoding MotA/TolQ/ExbB proton channel family protein gives MEKNVTVPAKTKKGGLNPVITMIILIAIAMGIFYGVFGQPSNFEGGDTERGNPLNFLGIIFKGGVIIPFLISFFFMVLVFSIDRVIALNKAKGTGSAEKFVNDIRALLNKNEINKAIELCDKQKGAVGNVVKEGLTTYKALENDTTLNKEQKLAQLGKTLEEATTLEMPTLEKNMTIISTIASVGTLIALMGTVIGMIKAFFALGEGGGSPDAAQLSVGIAEALINTGMGIGASAFAIIMYAFLTSKIDDLTFKIDEVGMSIQQSFSAHN, from the coding sequence ATGGAAAAGAATGTAACAGTACCAGCTAAAACTAAAAAGGGAGGTCTTAACCCTGTGATTACTATGATCATTTTAATTGCTATCGCAATGGGGATCTTTTATGGTGTTTTTGGTCAACCAAGTAACTTTGAAGGAGGAGATACAGAAAGAGGAAATCCTTTAAACTTTTTAGGAATTATTTTTAAAGGAGGGGTAATTATTCCATTCTTAATCTCGTTTTTCTTTATGGTATTGGTATTCTCTATCGACCGTGTTATCGCTTTAAACAAAGCAAAAGGAACAGGATCTGCTGAGAAATTTGTAAACGACATTCGTGCTTTATTAAACAAAAATGAAATTAACAAAGCAATCGAATTATGTGACAAACAAAAAGGTGCCGTAGGAAACGTAGTGAAAGAAGGTTTAACAACTTACAAAGCGTTAGAAAACGACACAACTTTAAACAAAGAGCAAAAATTAGCTCAATTAGGTAAAACGTTAGAAGAAGCGACTACATTAGAAATGCCAACGTTAGAGAAAAACATGACAATTATTTCTACAATTGCTTCTGTTGGTACGTTAATTGCCTTAATGGGTACTGTAATCGGGATGATTAAAGCATTCTTCGCATTAGGTGAAGGAGGAGGATCTCCAGATGCTGCACAATTATCAGTAGGTATTGCTGAGGCCTTAATTAATACAGGTATGGGGATTGGTGCTTCTGCATTCGCTATTATTATGTATGCTTTCTTAACTTCTAAAATTGATGATTTAACATTCAAAATTGACGAAGTAGGAATGAGTATTCAACAATCTTTCTCTGCTCACAATTAA
- a CDS encoding biopolymer transporter ExbD, with amino-acid sequence MARVKPKRRGPSMDLTAMSDMAWLLLTFFILTSNFREPEVVPVVTPTSVSNQKMATENMMIIKIDDKGKFLFGLEEKDRIPTLERMGDKYGVKFTDAEKNAFKSIVEFGVPMNEMRNYLNQPADKQQSYHPGIPLDTIPNKNQELIDWVFEAKEVNPDIFLAIKGDQKSEYKQFKTLIQQLQEKNMNKFQLITSQE; translated from the coding sequence ATGGCAAGAGTAAAACCAAAAAGAAGAGGTCCTTCGATGGACTTAACAGCTATGTCTGACATGGCTTGGCTTTTGTTAACTTTCTTTATTTTGACATCTAACTTTAGAGAACCTGAAGTTGTTCCTGTCGTAACACCGACATCTGTTTCGAACCAAAAAATGGCTACAGAAAACATGATGATCATTAAAATTGATGATAAAGGAAAATTCTTATTCGGATTAGAAGAAAAAGATCGTATTCCTACATTAGAAAGAATGGGTGATAAGTACGGAGTGAAGTTTACAGATGCTGAAAAGAATGCATTCAAAAGCATAGTAGAGTTTGGTGTACCAATGAATGAAATGAGAAATTATTTGAATCAGCCTGCTGATAAACAACAATCATATCATCCAGGTATTCCATTAGATACGATACCGAATAAAAATCAAGAATTGATTGATTGGGTATTTGAAGCAAAAGAAGTGAACCCTGATATTTTCTTAGCAATTAAAGGTGATCAAAAATCTGAATACAAACAATTCAAAACTTTGATCCAACAATTACAAGAAAAGAACATGAATAAGTTCCAGTTAATTACATCTCAAGAATAA
- a CDS encoding ExbD/TolR family protein has protein sequence MAQIQTDNGGNGKKVRSKKNSTAVDMAPLVDLGFLLITFFMFAATSIKPNVMNLNMPPKIEDKTKKDVQDDINIKNSITILVAKDNKLFWYQQEAGKLNAGNLMETDYSAEGIRKVITDANAGAIDKEKFTVIIKPMDDASYDNLVTVLDEMEITKSTRYGIVQITPEEQKVYDEKVGK, from the coding sequence ATGGCGCAAATACAAACAGATAATGGCGGCAACGGAAAAAAAGTCCGTTCCAAAAAGAATTCGACTGCGGTCGATATGGCTCCGTTAGTAGATTTAGGTTTCTTATTAATTACTTTCTTTATGTTTGCAGCGACTTCGATCAAACCAAACGTAATGAACTTGAATATGCCTCCAAAAATTGAAGATAAAACTAAGAAAGATGTTCAAGATGATATCAATATTAAAAATTCGATTACTATTTTAGTAGCGAAGGATAATAAATTATTTTGGTATCAACAAGAGGCTGGGAAATTAAATGCTGGTAACTTAATGGAGACTGATTACTCTGCAGAAGGAATTCGTAAAGTTATTACGGATGCTAATGCTGGAGCTATAGATAAAGAGAAGTTTACTGTAATTATCAAACCAATGGATGATGCATCTTATGATAATTTAGTAACAGTGTTAGACGAAATGGAGATTACGAAATCTACACGATACGGTATCGTTCAGATTACACCTGAAGAACAAAAGGTGTACGATGAAAAAGTAGGTAAATAA
- a CDS encoding M20 family metallo-hydrolase: MLELAILKKKAVDLLCQLIETQSFSSEEDKTADIIFKFLTDHGATAHRQDNNVWSIHPNFDKNKKTILLNSHHDTVKFGSSWTYDPLKATIEGDKLVGLGSNDAGASAVSLLATYINFLNEDLPYNLIVAITAEEESSGQLNVASILPNLPKIDLGIVGEPTQMDMAIAERGLVVMDVIVKGKTGHAARNEGVNAIYEAIEVMNWFKSYQFERVSDMLGPVKMTVTQIEAGKQHNVVPDECRLVVDCRVNELYSNQEVVDIISNCLPKAIVKARSLRLNSSRISEHHPIVQKGIELGCTTYGSPTMSDQAMMNFETVKMGPGDSARSHTPDEYIYLSEIEHGIERYTNLLKDFSF; this comes from the coding sequence ATGTTAGAATTAGCTATTCTCAAAAAGAAAGCTGTCGATTTATTATGTCAATTAATCGAAACTCAATCTTTTTCAAGTGAAGAAGACAAAACAGCCGACATTATTTTTAAGTTTTTAACTGATCATGGTGCTACGGCTCATCGTCAAGATAATAATGTTTGGAGTATTCATCCAAATTTTGACAAAAACAAAAAAACAATTTTATTAAACTCTCATCACGACACCGTTAAATTTGGTTCATCTTGGACATATGATCCTTTGAAAGCGACAATCGAAGGAGATAAATTAGTTGGTTTAGGGAGTAATGATGCAGGTGCATCTGCAGTAAGCTTATTGGCAACTTATATCAATTTTCTAAACGAGGATCTACCTTATAACCTAATTGTGGCTATAACAGCCGAAGAAGAAAGTTCTGGACAACTAAATGTTGCAAGTATTTTACCTAATTTACCAAAAATAGATTTGGGAATTGTAGGAGAACCAACGCAAATGGACATGGCAATTGCAGAACGTGGATTGGTTGTAATGGACGTAATTGTAAAAGGAAAAACTGGACATGCTGCCCGAAACGAAGGTGTGAATGCTATTTACGAAGCAATTGAGGTGATGAATTGGTTCAAGTCTTATCAATTCGAAAGGGTGTCTGATATGTTGGGACCTGTAAAGATGACGGTTACACAAATCGAAGCAGGAAAACAGCATAATGTTGTACCTGATGAATGTCGTTTGGTTGTAGATTGCCGAGTAAACGAATTGTATTCTAACCAAGAAGTCGTTGATATTATTTCCAATTGTTTGCCAAAAGCAATAGTAAAAGCTCGTTCGTTACGATTAAACTCTTCGCGTATTTCTGAACATCACCCGATCGTGCAAAAAGGCATCGAGTTAGGTTGTACCACTTACGGCTCTCCAACAATGTCGGATCAAGCCATGATGAATTTTGAAACAGTGAAAATGGGACCTGGAGATTCGGCTCGTTCGCACACTCCTGACGAATACATTTATCTATCAGAAATAGAACATGGAATTGAACGATACACTAATTTATTAAAAGATTTTTCCTTTTAA
- the argB gene encoding acetylglutamate kinase — protein MLKIIKIGGGIIDNEQELEQFLQTFSEIKEPKILVHGGGKGASKMLNQLGIEPKMIEGRRITDKPTLDVVTGLYAGNLNKTIVSKLQAFGCNALGLSGADGNAIKGTKRPVKTIDYGFVGDLNDNSINKELFQLLIDNNITPVVCAITHDGNGQLLNTNADTIASTIAVAMSKENEVELNFCFDKIGVLRDVNDDSTLIPTINETLYLQLKEEGVIFEGMIPKLDNSFKVINAGVKNVCLVHARNINSEIKTILC, from the coding sequence ATGTTGAAAATTATAAAAATAGGAGGCGGAATTATCGACAATGAGCAAGAATTAGAACAATTCTTACAAACGTTTTCGGAAATCAAAGAACCAAAAATTTTGGTACATGGAGGTGGAAAAGGCGCTTCAAAAATGTTAAATCAATTAGGTATCGAGCCTAAAATGATTGAAGGACGACGTATTACAGACAAACCTACCTTGGATGTTGTGACAGGTTTATATGCAGGAAACTTGAACAAAACCATTGTTTCTAAATTGCAAGCATTTGGCTGTAATGCTTTAGGTTTATCTGGTGCAGATGGAAATGCAATTAAAGGAACTAAACGTCCTGTAAAAACTATTGATTATGGTTTTGTAGGTGATTTGAATGATAATAGTATCAATAAAGAATTGTTTCAATTGTTAATCGACAACAACATTACGCCTGTTGTTTGTGCTATTACGCATGACGGAAATGGACAATTATTAAACACAAATGCAGATACAATTGCTTCTACAATTGCAGTAGCGATGTCGAAAGAAAACGAAGTTGAGCTTAATTTTTGTTTCGATAAAATAGGTGTACTTCGCGATGTAAATGATGACTCAACTTTGATACCAACTATTAACGAAACTTTATATTTGCAATTAAAAGAAGAAGGTGTAATTTTCGAAGGTATGATTCCGAAATTAGACAATTCATTCAAAGTAATCAATGCGGGTGTAAAAAATGTATGTTTAGTACATGCGCGCAACATTAACTCAGAGATTAAAACAATTTTATGTTAG
- a CDS encoding GNAT family N-acetyltransferase, with product MYVRIANADDAKYTELLCEWYEESARMRKTGIAKRNPVYLERKMRNGNAVIAFDDNDQIAGFSYIETYEEEKFVVNSGLIVRTDLRSSGIGREIKHAVFELSRTKFPKSKIFSITTSLAVMRMNTKLGYKPVTFSELTQSDEFWNGCKSCKNYHILMDNDRERCICTGLVYDNLDDKYAQQAKQNADKKEDE from the coding sequence ATGTATGTTAGAATAGCAAATGCAGACGATGCCAAGTACACAGAATTGTTGTGCGAATGGTACGAAGAATCAGCTCGTATGAGAAAAACGGGTATTGCTAAACGAAATCCAGTTTATTTGGAGCGCAAAATGCGCAACGGAAATGCTGTGATCGCTTTTGATGATAATGATCAAATCGCGGGGTTTAGCTACATTGAAACTTACGAAGAAGAAAAATTCGTTGTAAACTCAGGTTTAATTGTACGTACAGATTTAAGGAGTTCAGGAATTGGGCGCGAAATAAAACATGCAGTTTTTGAATTGTCTCGTACAAAATTCCCAAAATCAAAAATCTTTAGTATTACAACTTCTTTAGCTGTAATGCGTATGAACACAAAATTAGGATACAAGCCAGTAACTTTTTCGGAATTAACACAATCGGATGAATTTTGGAATGGATGTAAAAGTTGTAAAAACTATCACATCTTAATGGATAATGATCGCGAGCGCTGTATTTGTACAGGATTGGTTTATGATAACCTTGATGACAAATATGCTCAGCAAGCAAAACAAAATGCGGATAAAAAAGAAGATGAATAA
- a CDS encoding arginine repressor: MSNKKYRFQIIKDLITDQEISNQDELLKKLIDLDISVTQATLSRDLRELKVSKVPNSSGQYIYRLTESVAPTATVTHNEKTSLIFSNNLGVIKTKPGYANRIAFEIDNTHFNTIIGTIAGDDTVLIVLKEESSREEVTNELRRIIPNINK, encoded by the coding sequence ATGAGTAATAAAAAATACAGATTCCAGATTATAAAAGATTTAATAACAGATCAAGAAATCAGTAATCAAGACGAATTATTAAAAAAATTAATCGATTTAGATATCTCAGTTACTCAAGCAACTTTATCCAGAGATTTGCGCGAATTGAAAGTTTCAAAAGTTCCTAATAGTTCGGGACAATACATTTATCGCCTTACAGAAAGTGTTGCTCCAACAGCAACGGTTACACATAACGAAAAAACAAGTTTGATTTTCTCTAACAATTTAGGGGTTATTAAAACAAAGCCAGGTTATGCAAACAGAATTGCTTTTGAGATAGATAACACACATTTCAATACAATAATTGGAACAATTGCTGGAGACGATACGGTGTTGATCGTATTGAAAGAAGAGAGTAGCCGAGAAGAGGTTACCAATGAATTAAGAAGAATTATTCCCAATATAAACAAATAA
- the argG gene encoding argininosuccinate synthase — MSNKAVLAYSGGLDTSYCLVNLTKDQGMEVHTVIVNTGGFSEEELKEIETRAYELGSSKHVTIDITDKYYNDCVRFLIYGNVLKNNTYPLSVSAERMFQSIAIAQYAKDVEAEYIVHGSTGAGNDQIRFDVAFAVISPQSKIITPIRDEKLSRQQEVEYLQANGVNYSWEQAKYSINRGIWGTSVGGVETLTSNQALPEEAYPTQLSRTEPSVIEIEFEKGIPTALDGKKLSPVALIQQLNEIGGEYAIGRDIHVGDTILGIKGRVGFEAPAAYLLIKAHHLLEKHTLTRWQLLHKDSLSNWYGTLLHEAQYLDPVMRDIEAFLESSQEKVTGKVKVQLNPYHFSMIGIESPYDMMQSKVAVYGEENDAWDSRDARGFIKIFGNQLKIVHSFD; from the coding sequence ATGAGCAACAAAGCAGTTTTAGCTTACAGTGGAGGTCTAGATACATCGTACTGTTTGGTTAACTTAACAAAAGATCAAGGAATGGAAGTGCACACCGTAATTGTAAATACTGGTGGGTTTTCTGAAGAAGAGTTAAAAGAAATCGAAACTCGTGCCTACGAATTAGGTTCATCTAAACACGTAACAATTGATATTACAGATAAGTATTACAACGATTGTGTCCGTTTTTTAATTTATGGAAATGTATTAAAAAATAACACATATCCTTTATCTGTGAGCGCAGAACGTATGTTCCAATCAATTGCTATTGCTCAGTATGCAAAAGATGTAGAAGCAGAATACATTGTACATGGCTCTACAGGAGCAGGAAATGATCAAATTCGTTTTGATGTGGCTTTTGCAGTTATTTCACCTCAATCAAAAATTATCACACCTATTCGCGACGAAAAATTATCTCGTCAACAAGAAGTAGAATATTTACAAGCAAATGGTGTAAATTATAGTTGGGAACAAGCAAAATACTCTATTAACAGAGGAATTTGGGGAACATCTGTTGGTGGTGTAGAAACATTAACATCTAACCAAGCATTACCAGAAGAAGCTTATCCAACTCAATTATCAAGAACAGAACCATCTGTAATTGAAATTGAATTTGAAAAAGGGATTCCAACTGCTTTAGATGGAAAAAAATTATCTCCAGTTGCTTTGATCCAACAATTAAACGAAATCGGTGGGGAATATGCTATCGGTAGAGATATCCATGTCGGAGATACAATTTTAGGAATTAAAGGACGTGTAGGTTTCGAAGCTCCAGCTGCTTATCTATTGATCAAAGCTCATCATTTATTAGAAAAACATACCTTAACAAGATGGCAATTGTTGCACAAAGATTCTTTATCTAACTGGTACGGAACTTTATTGCACGAAGCACAATATTTAGATCCTGTAATGCGTGACATCGAAGCATTCTTAGAATCTTCACAAGAAAAAGTTACAGGTAAAGTAAAAGTTCAATTAAATCCTTACCATTTCTCAATGATTGGTATCGAGTCTCCTTATGATATGATGCAATCTAAAGTTGCTGTTTATGGTGAAGAAAACGATGCTTGGGATTCGAGAGATGCAAGAGGTTTCATCAAAATATTCGGTAATCAATTAAAGATTGTTCATAGTTTCGATTAA